A stretch of Cucumis sativus cultivar 9930 chromosome 2, Cucumber_9930_V3, whole genome shotgun sequence DNA encodes these proteins:
- the LOC101223028 gene encoding auxin-responsive protein IAA4, with translation MAFEKDLNLEATELRLGLPGTSPDDQSNSPINRTNSNKRALPSDDQNSSESRREINSDTSKCSQENTPPTKAQVVGWPPVRSFRKNSLQAKKKEETAAGMFIKVSMDGAPFLRKVDLKIYQGYPDLLQALENMFKFSLGKFCEREGYNGSEFVPTYEDKDGDWMLVGDVPWEMFMSSCKKLRIMKGSEAKGLGCGSV, from the exons ATGGCCTTTGAGAAAGATCTCAACTTGGAAGCCACCGAGCTCCGATTGGGTCTCCCGGGAACTTCACCCGACGATCAATCTAATTCTCCCATCAACCGAACCAACTCCAACAAAAGAGCTTTGCCCTCCGACGACCAAAACTCCTCCGAATCTCGCCGAGAAATTAACTCTGATACCTCCAAATGCAGCCAAGAAAATACCCCTCCTACCAA gGCACAAGTTGTGGGGTGGCCACCGGTGAGATCATTTCGAAAGAATTCTTtacaagcaaagaaaaaagaagagacgGCGGCCGGAATGTTCATAAAAGTGAGCATGGATGGAGCTCCATTTCTTAGGAAAGTTGATCTTAAGATCTATCAAGGATATCCTGACCTTCTTCAAGCTTTGGAGAACatgttcaaattttctcttg GCAAGTTTTGTGAGAGAGAAGGATATAATGGGTCGGAATTTGTTCCAACGTATGAAGATAAAGATGGTGACTGGATGCTCGTCGGCGATGTTCCATGGGA AATGTTCATGAGCTCATGCAAGAAGCTAAGGATCATGAAAGGATCAGAAGCAAAAGGTTTAGGCTGTGGATCAGtgtga
- the LOC101219239 gene encoding mediator of RNA polymerase II transcription subunit 14 encodes MAADLGQQTVEFSALVSRAADDSFLSLKELVDKSKSSDQSDSEKKVNILKYVFKTQQRILRLYALAKWCQQVPLIQYCQQLASTLSSHDACFTQAADSLFFMHEGLQQARAPIYDVPSATEILLTGTYERLPKCVEDISIQGTLTDDQQKSALKKLEILVRSKLLEVSLPKEISEVKVTDGTALLRVDGEFKVLVTLGYRGHLSLWRILHLELLVGERRGLVKLEQVHRHALGDDLERRMAAAENPFTTLYSILHELCISLVMDTVLKQVHSLRQGRWRDAIRFDVISDGITGGSTQLNHDGETDLSGLRTPGLKIMYWLDFDKNTGSSDPGSCPFIKIEPGPDMQIKCVHSTFVIDPLTNKEAEFFLDQSCIDVEKLLLRAICCNKYTRLLEIQKELKKNVQICRTADDVVLEHQVDEPDVDPKKKDKIHDPIAFEGEEILRVRAYGSSFFTLGINTRNGRFLLQSSHNKLVTSSLTECEEALNQGSMNAADVFIRLRSRSILHLFASISRFLGLEVYENGFSAVRLPKNISNGSSMLLMGFPDCGNLYFLLMQLDKDFKPQFKLLETKPDPSGKARGLSDLNNVIRVKKIDVDQTQILEDELNLSLLDWGKLFPLLPNSAGNQTPENGLLPDIGIDGALQIAGYPPSSFSSVVDEVFELEKGPPPVPSFSVSNLSQSFNSTASHYGSLSNIHNVKGVPSPKWEVGMQPSQGNNVAKLSNIPSHSNGSLYSASNLKGPVPSTSMGSISSGPGRGAATRRLSNSKSEQDLTSLRYTNPVEGGSYTALDDDHISMPSDTSKDGVYANRSSRLLSPTPHGGPRISGSIKPNGSRSSPTAAPTGSLRPSGSCSSVSTPVSQNQDTCSSPVYESGLKSDCSRKRTASDMLNLIPSLKGIDAYNGLSKRRKVSESARFSKPSSQLLISKEMVSRTEYSYGNLIAEANKGAAPSSTYVSALLHVIRHCSLCIKHARLTSQMDALDIPFVEEVGLRNASTNIWFRLPFARDDSWQHICLRLGRPGTMCWDVKIHDQHFRDLWELQKKSTTAPWGPDVRIANTSDKDSHIRYDPEGVVLSYQSVEADSIDKLVADIRRLSNARMFAIGMRKLLGVGTDEKLEESSTTSDKAPVTKGASDTVDKLSEQMRRAFRIEAVGLMSLWFSFGSGVLARFVVEWESGKEGCTMHVSPDQLWPHTKFLEDFINGAEVASLLDCIRLTAGPLHALAAATRPARAGPVSTLPGIVATLSSLPKHGGYTPTQSVLPSSSATNTGQVTNGPVGNAVSTNVSGPLANHSLHGAAMLAATAGRGGPGIAPSSLLPIDVSVVLRGPYWIRIIYRKQFAVDMRCFAGDQVWLQPATPAKVNPSMGGSLPCPQFRPFIMEHVAQELNGLEPNFPGVQQTVGLSAPNNQNPNSSSQIAAANGNRLSLPGSPAMPRAGNQVANINRVGNALSGSSNLASVSSGLPLRRSPGTGVPAHVRGELNTAIIGLGDDGGYGGGWVPLVALKKVLRGILKYLGVLWLFAQLPDLLKEILGSILRDNEGALLNLDPEQPALRFFVGGYVFAVSVHRVQLLLQVLSVKRFHHQQQQQQQPNSATAQEELTQSEIGEICDYFSRRVASEPYDASRVASFITLLTLPISVLREFLKLIAWKKGVAQAQGGDIAPAQKPRIELCLENHSGLSTDENSERSTSKSNIHYDRQHNSVDFALTVVLDPAHIPHMNAAGGAAWLPYCVSVKLRYSFGESLVVSFLGMEGSHGGRACWLRVDDWEKCKQRVARTVEVSGSSTGDVSQGRLRIVADNVQRTLHMCLQGLREGSEIATITSSTS; translated from the exons ATGGCCGCCGACCTTGGCCAACAAACGGTCGAGTTCTCTGCCCTGGTTTCCCGTGCTGCTGACGATTCTTTCCTCTCCCTCAAAGAACTTGTGGACAAGTCTAAATCCTCCGACCAATCCGATTCCGAGAAGAAGGTTAATATTCTCAAGTATGTCTTCAAGACCCAGCAGAGGATACTCCGTCTTTATGCCCTTGCCAAATGGTGTCAACAG GTTCCGTTGATTCAATACTGTCAGCAACTTGCATCAACTTTGTCGAGTCATGATGCATGTTTTACACAAGCTGCAGATTCTTTATTCTTCATGCATGAGGGGCTACAGCAAGCTCGTGCACCTATTTATGATGTTCCATCTGCTACTGAAATTCTCCTTACAGGCACCTATGAGCGCCTACCTAAATGTGTAGAAGATATCAGTATTCAGGGAACACTGACTGACGACCAACAAAAGAGTGCATTAAAAAAGTTGGAGATTTTAGTTCGCTCTAAGTTACTGGAAGTTTCACttccaaaagaaatttctgaAGTAAAAGTCACTGATGGTACAGCACTGCTGCGTGTAGATGGGGAATTTAAGGTTTTAGTTACTCTTGGCTATAGAGGACACTTATCGTTGTGGAGAATACTGCATTTGGAGCTGCTAGTTGGAGAGAGAAGGGGACTTGTCAAACTGGAACAAGTGCACCGCCATGCTCTTGGAGATGATTTGGAACGCCGAATGGCTGCAGCTGAAAATCCATTCACtacattatattcaattttgcATGAACTTTGTATCTCACTCGTTATGGACACTGTCTTAAAGCAAGTACATTCTCTTAGACAGGGAAGATGGAGAGATGCTATTCGGTTTGATGTCATATCTGATGGTATTACTGGTGGTTCCACACAATTGAACCATGATGGAGAAACAGACTTATCTGGTCTTCGAACCCCAGGGTTGAAAATTATGTATTGGTTGGATTTTGATAAAAACACTGGTAGTTCTGATCCAGGATCATGTCCTTTCATAAAAATTGAACCAGGACCAGATATGCAGATCAAGTGTGTCCACAGTACATTTGTCATAGATCCGTTAACCAACAAGGAAGCAGAATTTTTTCTTGATCAAAGTTGCATTGATGTTGAAAAGTTGCTGTTGAGAGCTATATGTTGTAACAAATATACTCGGCTTcttgaaattcaaaaagaattgaagaaaaatgttcaaatttgtCGAACGGCAGATGATGTTGTTCTTGAGCACCAAGTTGATGAGCCTGATGTTGACCCTAAAAAG AAGGATAAAATTCATGATCCAATTGCATTTGAGGGAGAAGAAATACTGCGGGTGCGTGCTTATGGTTCATCATTTTTCACACTTGGAATAAATACAAG GAATGGTCGTTTTCTTCTCCAGTCTTCACACAATAAACTTGTAACCTCATCACTGACAGAGTGTGAGGAAGCTTTAAATCAAGGAAGTATGAATGCAGCTGATGTTTTTATAAGATTGAGAAGCCGAAGTATTCTGCATTTGTTCGCATCTATAAGTAGGTTTCTGGGCCTCGAG GTATATGAAAATGGGTTTTCAGCTGTTCGATTGCCAAAGAACATTTCAAATGGTTCGTCCATGTTGCTGATGGGATTTCCAGATTGTGGGaatttatactttttgttAATGCAGCTAGACAAGGATTTCAAACCTCAGTTTAAATTGCTGGAGACAAAACCAGATCCTTCTGGTAAAGCTCGTGGTCTTAGTGATCTAAACAATGTGATACGTGTGAAGAAAATTGACGTTGATCAGACACAAATACTTGAAGACGAGCTGAATTTAAGTCTGCTTGACTGGGGAAAGCTGTTCCCCTTACTACCAAATTCTGCCGGTAATCAGACTCCAGAAAATGGTCTTCTTCCCGATATTGGCATTGATGGTGCTCTGCAGATTGCTGGATATCCACCATCCAGTTTTTCATCTGTTGTTGACGAAGTGTTTGAGTTGGAGAAGGGGCCTCCCCCTGTACCTAGTTTTTCTGTTTCAAATCTGTCTCAATCTTTCAATTCAACTGCGTCTCATTATGGTTCTCTCTCTAATATTCATAATGTAAAGGGAGTTCCTTCTCCCAAATGGGAAGTGGGAATGCAGCCATCCCAGGGTAATAATGTTGCAAAACTTTCTAATATTCCTTCACACAGCAATGGTTCCTTGTATTCAGCTAGCAATTTAAAGGGTCCAGTGCCTTCCACATCCATGGGTTCTATTTCTTCTGGTCCTGGAAGGGGTGCTGCGACAAGACgactttcaaattcaaaatctgaACAGGATTTAACATCCCTTAGATACACAAATCCTGTTGAGGGTGGTTCTTATACTGCATTGGACGATGATCATATAAGTATGCCAAGTGATACTTCTAAGGATGGGGTGTATGCTAATAGGTCTTCTCGGCTATTGTCCCCAACGCCACATGGTGGCCCTCGAATTTCTGGAAGTATAAAACCTAATGGATCTAGAAGTTCACCAACTGCAGCTCCAACAGGGTCTTTAAGGCCCTCTGGATCTTGCTCGTCTGTTTCAACTCCCGTAT CCCAAAATCAAGATACTTGCTCTAGTCCTGTGTATGAAAGTGGTTTAAAAAGTGATTGTTCCCGGAAGCGTACTGCTTCAGATATGCTGAACTTAATTCCGTCACTTAAAGGTATTGATGCATATAATGGACTCTCTAAGAGAAGGAAGGTCTCAGAATCAGCTAGATTTAGTAAACCCTCATCACAGTTGcttatttcaaaagaaatggTCTCCAGAACTGAATACAGTTATGGTAACCTTATTGCTGAAGCTAACAAAGGCGCTGCACCTTCGAGTACATATGTCTCTGCTCTGCTTCATGTAATCAGGCACTGTTCACTGTGTATCAAACATGCCAGGCTTACCAGCCAGATGGATGCACTGGATATTCCTTTTGTTGAAGAAGTGGGTTTAAGAAATGCATCAACAAATATATGGTTCCGGCTTCCATTTGCCAGAGATGATTCATGGCAACACATATGCTTGAGACTTGGAAGGCCTGGGACCATGTGTTGGGATGTCAAGATACATGACCAGCACTTCAGAGATTTGTGGGAGCTTCAGAAGAAAAGCACTACAGCTCCATGGGGTCCTGACGTTCGAATAGCAAATACATCTGACAAAGATTCACATATTCGTTATGATCCAGAAGGTGTTGTTCTCAGTTATCAATCAGTAGAGGCAGATAGCATAGACAAGTTGGTGGCAGACATACGAAGGCTCTCCAATGCAAGAATGTTTGCCATTGGGATGCGTAAACTTCTTGGGGTTGGAACAGATGAGAAGCTAGAAGAAAGTAGTACGACCTCAGATAAGGCACCAGTTACAAAAGGGGCCTCTGACACAGTGGATAAGTTATCTGAACAGATGAGGAGGGCATTTAGAATTGAGGCAGTTGGGTTAATGAGCTTGTGGTTTAGTTTTGGTTCTGGTGTGCTGGCACGTTTTGTTGTAGAGTGGGAATCGGGTAAAGAGGGTTGCACAATGCATGTTTCACCCGATCAACTTTGGCCTCATACAAAG TTCTTAGAAGATTTTATAAATGGAGCTGAAGTTGCATCACTTTTGGATTGCATTCGTCTTACTGCTGGACCACTACATGCTCTTGCAGCAGCAACCCGACCTGCTCGAGCTGGTCCTGTTTCGACACTTCCTGGCATAGTTGCAACACTTTCTTCCCTTCCAAAACATGGAGGATATACACCAACTCAGAGTGTTTTACCAAGCAGTTCAGCCACGAACACTGGCCAAGTTACCAATGGCCCAGTTGGGAATGCTGTTTCTACAAATGTTTCTGGCCCTCTTGCAAATCATAGCCTTCATGGGGCTGCAATGTTAGCTGCTACTGCTGGGCGCGGTGGGCCTGGCATTGCTCCTAGTTCATTGTTGCCAATAGATGTCTCTGTTGTCCTGCGTGGTCCATATTGGATAAGAATAATATACCGGAAACAATTTGCGGTCGATATGCGCTGCTTTGCAGGAGATCAGGTTTGGTTGCAACCAGCAACCCCTGCCAAGGTCAACCCTTCAATGGGAGGGTCATTACCATGCCCACAGTTTCGGCCATTTATTATGGAGCATGTTGCCCAAGAATTAAATGGCTTAGAGCCAAATTTTCCAGGTGTTCAACAAACCGTTGGATTGTCAGCCCCAAACAATCAGAATCCAAATTCGAGTTCACAGATTGCTGCTGCAAATGGAAATAGACTTAGTCTTCCAGGTTCTCCTGCAATGCCTAGGGCAGGAAATCAGGTAGCTAACATAAATCGTGTGGGAAATGCATTGTCTGGATCTTCAAACTTGGCTTCTGTGAGCTCAGGATTGCCATTACGGAGATCACCAGGAACAGGTGTCCCTGCACACGTCAGAGGTGAACTGAATACAGCTATTATTGGACTTGGGGATGATGGGGGGTATGGAGGAGGTTGGGTTCCGCTTGTCGCTCTTAAGAAAGTTTTGAGAGGTATTCTCAAGTACCTAGGAGTTCTTTGGCTGTTTGCGCAGCTTCCAGATCTTCTGAAAGAGATCTTAGGTTCAATTTTGAGGGACAATGAAGGAGCATTGCTGAATTTGGATCCTGAGCAGCCAGCCTTACGTTTCTTTGTGGG GGGATATGTATTTGCTGTAAGCGTTCATAGAGTCCAACTGCTTCTCCAAGTGCTTAGTGTGAAGCGTTTCCATCATCAACAGCAACAGCAGCAGCAGCCGAACTCCGCTACTGCACAAGAGGAATTGACACAATCAGAGATTGGTGAAATATGTGATTATTTTAGCCGTCGTGTTGCATCAGAGCCATATGATGCCTCTCGTGTTGCATCTTTCATTACCCTCCTCACCTTGCCAATATCAGTTTTAAGggaatttttgaaattgatagcATGGAAAAAGGGAGTGGCTCAGGCACAGGGTGGAGATATAGCTCCAGCCCAAAAACCCCGCATCGAATTGTGTCTCGAGAATCATTCTGGGTTGAGTACAGATGAAAACTCTGAAAGATCCACATCCAAAAGCAATATCCATTATGATAGGCAACACAACTCTGTTGATTTCGCTCTAACAGTTGTACTCGATCCTGCTCATATACCTCACATGAATGCAGCAGGCGGTGCTGCATGGTTGCCATACTGTGTCTCAGTTAAGTTGAGATATTCCTTTGGCGAAAGCCTTGTTGTATCTTTTCTTGGTATGGAAGGAAGCCATGGGGGCCGAGCATGTTGGTTACGCGTTGATGACTGGGAAAAATGTAAACAGAGGGTTGCTCGTACTGTTGAAGTGAGTGGAAGTTCAACCGGAGATGTAAGCCAAGGAAGGTTGAGAATTGTAGCAGATAATGTCCAGAGAACACTTCATATGTGCCTTCAAGGATTGAGAGAGGGCAGTGAAATAGCTACAATTACCAGTTCAACGTCGTGA
- the LOC101218996 gene encoding pentatricopeptide repeat-containing protein At3g04750, mitochondrial isoform X2, with amino-acid sequence MYRCGRGVRLLSSTSTAKRINWDPTVDLKLNHPSLILLEKCNSRTQFKQILGHMMRNNLVGQTFPMRFPFSNEKAFTIYRSMLQNGTYPDRQTFLYLLQTTKFVAEVKQIHCHALVFGLLSKEEYLRNSLIKRYVDNGCFECARQLFDEMSDRNVVSYNTMILGFAKVGNILGILELFHDMRSHGLEPDDFTMLGLLLLCGQLGETKLGKSVHAQIEKSIGSSNLILYNALLDMYVKCNELKLARKVFDGPMEKDTVSWNTIIAGYAKVGELELACDLFNQIPTRDIVSWNSLISGYAQNGDYVTVKCLFTRMFAENVKPDKVTIVNLISAVAEMGALDQGRWIHGLAVKMLTKIEAFSGSALIDMYCKCGSIERAFVIFNQIPEKDVTTWTTMITGFAFHGFGNKALELFSVMQAETKPNDVTFVSVLAACSHSGLVDEGLKIFSSMKKRYSIEPGVEHYGCLVDLLCRSGRLLDAIGVIEKMPMEPSRSIWGAVLSACRMHRNMELAERALMELLKLEPEKEGGYILLSNVYATCGRWSYSDSIREVMNSRGVKKIAGCSSVAVDGMVHDFTASNKQHPRWMDICSILSFLTNEMRLEADVPSKSHLATS; translated from the exons ATGTATCGCTGTGGGCGAGGCGTTCGCCTTCTTAGTTCAACTTCAACAGCTAAAAGGATTAACTGGGATCCAACTGTTGACCTTAAACTCAATCACCCATCTCTTATATTGCTTGAAAAATGCAATTCAAGAACTCAATTCAAGCAGATTTTAGGGCATATGATGAGAAACAATTTAGTGGGTCAAACATTTCCTATGA ggtttccattttcaaatgaGAAGGCCTTTACCATCTATCGTTCTATGCTCCAAAATGGTACCTACCCAGATAGGCAAACATTTCTTTACCTTCTTCAGACTACAAAATTTGTTGCTGAAGTGAAACAGATTCATTGTCATGCCttggtttttggtttgttATCAAAGGAAGAATACTTGCGAAACTCACTGATCAAGAGGTATGTAGACAATGGATGTTTTGAATGTGCTCGCCAGTTGTTCGACGAAATGTCGGACCGCAATGTTGTTTCTTACAATACTATGATTCTTGGATTTGCTAAAGTGGGAAACATTTTGGGAATTTTGGAGTTATTCCATGATATGAGGTCTCATGGTCTTGAGCCTGATGATTTCACCATGTTAGGCCTCCTCTTGTTGTGTGGGCAGTTGGGTGAGACAAAGTTGGGAAAATCTGTTCATGCACAGATTGAGAAGTCCATTGGTTCTTCGAATTTGATATTGTATAATGCTCTTTTGGATATGTATGTGAAGTGCAATGAATTGAAGCTTGCTCGAAAAGTTTTCGATGGGCCAATGGAGAAGGACACGGTGTCTTGGAATACAATAATTGCAGGATATGCCAAGGTAGGTGAATTGGAACTTGCTTGTGACCTTTTTAATCAGATTCCTACAAGAGATATTGTCTCCTGGAACTCTTTGATTTCTGGCTATGCACAGAATGGTGATTATGTGACGGTCAAATGTTTGTTTACTCGTATGTTTGCCGAGAATGTTAAACCCGACAAGGTAACAATCGTTAACTTGATATCTGCAGTAGCAGAAATGGGAGCTTTAGATCAGGGGAGATGGATCCATGGATTGGCAGTGAAAATGCTGACAAAAATAGAGGCATTTTCAGGCTCGGCATTGATTGACATGTACTGCAAGTGCGGAAGCATCGAAAGAGCTTTCGTTATTTTCAATCAGATTCCCGAAAAAGATGTCACAACATGGACAACAATGATCACTGGGTTTGCCTTTCATGGATTTGGAAACAAAGCTCTGGAACTATTCTCCGTTATGCAGGCTGAAACAAAGCCTAACGATGTGACTTTTGTTTCAGTTCTTGCAGCATGTAGCCACAGTGGCTTAGTTGATGAAGGACTCAAAATATTTAGCAGCATGAAGAAAAGATACAGTATCGAACCAGGAGTCGAACATTATGGATGTTTGGTCGATCTGTTGTGTCGGTCAGGTAGGTTGTTGGATGCCATTGGTGTGATAGAAAAGATGCCTATGGAACCCAGTCGGTCTATTTGGGGTGCAGTATTGAGTGCATGTAGGATGCACAGAAATATGGAACTAGCAGAGAGAGCTTTGATGGAGCTGCTCAAGTTAGAGCCCGAAAAAGAGGGTGGATACATTTTGTTATCTAACGTGTATGCGACATGTGGGAGGTGGAGCTATTCGGACAGTATCAGAGAAGTGATGAACAGCAGGGGAGTGAAAAAGATTGCAGGCTGTAGTAGTGTGGCGGTGGATGGTATGGTCCATGATTTCACAGCTTCAAATAAACAGCATCCAAGATGGATGGACATTTGCTCTATTTTAAGCTTTCTAACAAATGAAATGAGGTTGGAAGCCGATGTTCCATCAAAATCACACTTGGCTACAAGTTAA
- the LOC101218996 gene encoding pentatricopeptide repeat-containing protein At3g04750, mitochondrial isoform X1, whose protein sequence is MYRCGRGVRLLSSTSTAKRINWDPTVDLKLNHPSLILLEKCNSRTQFKQILGHMMRNNLVGQTFPMSRLLFFSAVSHPENLELAILLFNHFTPYPNLYIFNTMILGFPFSNEKAFTIYRSMLQNGTYPDRQTFLYLLQTTKFVAEVKQIHCHALVFGLLSKEEYLRNSLIKRYVDNGCFECARQLFDEMSDRNVVSYNTMILGFAKVGNILGILELFHDMRSHGLEPDDFTMLGLLLLCGQLGETKLGKSVHAQIEKSIGSSNLILYNALLDMYVKCNELKLARKVFDGPMEKDTVSWNTIIAGYAKVGELELACDLFNQIPTRDIVSWNSLISGYAQNGDYVTVKCLFTRMFAENVKPDKVTIVNLISAVAEMGALDQGRWIHGLAVKMLTKIEAFSGSALIDMYCKCGSIERAFVIFNQIPEKDVTTWTTMITGFAFHGFGNKALELFSVMQAETKPNDVTFVSVLAACSHSGLVDEGLKIFSSMKKRYSIEPGVEHYGCLVDLLCRSGRLLDAIGVIEKMPMEPSRSIWGAVLSACRMHRNMELAERALMELLKLEPEKEGGYILLSNVYATCGRWSYSDSIREVMNSRGVKKIAGCSSVAVDGMVHDFTASNKQHPRWMDICSILSFLTNEMRLEADVPSKSHLATS, encoded by the coding sequence ATGTATCGCTGTGGGCGAGGCGTTCGCCTTCTTAGTTCAACTTCAACAGCTAAAAGGATTAACTGGGATCCAACTGTTGACCTTAAACTCAATCACCCATCTCTTATATTGCTTGAAAAATGCAATTCAAGAACTCAATTCAAGCAGATTTTAGGGCATATGATGAGAAACAATTTAGTGGGTCAAACATTTCCTATGAGTAggcttctctttttctctgcTGTTTCACATCCTGAGAATCTGGAATTGGCTATTCTGTTGTTTAATCACTTTACTCCTTATCCTAAtctttatatattcaatacaaTGATCTTAGggtttccattttcaaatgaGAAGGCCTTTACCATCTATCGTTCTATGCTCCAAAATGGTACCTACCCAGATAGGCAAACATTTCTTTACCTTCTTCAGACTACAAAATTTGTTGCTGAAGTGAAACAGATTCATTGTCATGCCttggtttttggtttgttATCAAAGGAAGAATACTTGCGAAACTCACTGATCAAGAGGTATGTAGACAATGGATGTTTTGAATGTGCTCGCCAGTTGTTCGACGAAATGTCGGACCGCAATGTTGTTTCTTACAATACTATGATTCTTGGATTTGCTAAAGTGGGAAACATTTTGGGAATTTTGGAGTTATTCCATGATATGAGGTCTCATGGTCTTGAGCCTGATGATTTCACCATGTTAGGCCTCCTCTTGTTGTGTGGGCAGTTGGGTGAGACAAAGTTGGGAAAATCTGTTCATGCACAGATTGAGAAGTCCATTGGTTCTTCGAATTTGATATTGTATAATGCTCTTTTGGATATGTATGTGAAGTGCAATGAATTGAAGCTTGCTCGAAAAGTTTTCGATGGGCCAATGGAGAAGGACACGGTGTCTTGGAATACAATAATTGCAGGATATGCCAAGGTAGGTGAATTGGAACTTGCTTGTGACCTTTTTAATCAGATTCCTACAAGAGATATTGTCTCCTGGAACTCTTTGATTTCTGGCTATGCACAGAATGGTGATTATGTGACGGTCAAATGTTTGTTTACTCGTATGTTTGCCGAGAATGTTAAACCCGACAAGGTAACAATCGTTAACTTGATATCTGCAGTAGCAGAAATGGGAGCTTTAGATCAGGGGAGATGGATCCATGGATTGGCAGTGAAAATGCTGACAAAAATAGAGGCATTTTCAGGCTCGGCATTGATTGACATGTACTGCAAGTGCGGAAGCATCGAAAGAGCTTTCGTTATTTTCAATCAGATTCCCGAAAAAGATGTCACAACATGGACAACAATGATCACTGGGTTTGCCTTTCATGGATTTGGAAACAAAGCTCTGGAACTATTCTCCGTTATGCAGGCTGAAACAAAGCCTAACGATGTGACTTTTGTTTCAGTTCTTGCAGCATGTAGCCACAGTGGCTTAGTTGATGAAGGACTCAAAATATTTAGCAGCATGAAGAAAAGATACAGTATCGAACCAGGAGTCGAACATTATGGATGTTTGGTCGATCTGTTGTGTCGGTCAGGTAGGTTGTTGGATGCCATTGGTGTGATAGAAAAGATGCCTATGGAACCCAGTCGGTCTATTTGGGGTGCAGTATTGAGTGCATGTAGGATGCACAGAAATATGGAACTAGCAGAGAGAGCTTTGATGGAGCTGCTCAAGTTAGAGCCCGAAAAAGAGGGTGGATACATTTTGTTATCTAACGTGTATGCGACATGTGGGAGGTGGAGCTATTCGGACAGTATCAGAGAAGTGATGAACAGCAGGGGAGTGAAAAAGATTGCAGGCTGTAGTAGTGTGGCGGTGGATGGTATGGTCCATGATTTCACAGCTTCAAATAAACAGCATCCAAGATGGATGGACATTTGCTCTATTTTAAGCTTTCTAACAAATGAAATGAGGTTGGAAGCCGATGTTCCATCAAAATCACACTTGGCTACAAGTTAA